The genome window GGGCATGAGCGGGGTTACGGATCCTTACCAGCCGGTGGAGCGTCGGCTTGCCCTCACGCGGCGCTGTTTGCAGGTCCTGTTGGATTTTCGCAATCCGGTAGGGATCGTTACCAAGAACCGTTTGCTTACGCGCGACTTGGATTTGCTGGGAGATATGGCTCGTCGCCAGCTCTGCCACGTTTCGATTTCCCTTACCACTTTAGACGCGGAATTGGCTCGAGTGATGGAGCCGCGCACGAGTTCTCCGCAGGGGCGTTTGCAGGCAATTGCTCAGCTTGCCGAGGCAGGGGTTCCGGTGGGGATCTTGTTGGCTCCAGTGATCCCCGGGCTGAACGATCACGAGATCCCCTCTATTCTCAAGGCGGCGAAGGAAGCGGGTGCGAGTCACGCGAGCTATGTCTTGCTACGATTGCCGCACGGGGTGAAGGAAGTGTTTTTCGACTGGATGGACCAGGAGTTCCCGGCTCGGAGAAACAAGGTGGAAAGTCGGCTGCGGGAACTGCGGGGCGGCAAGCTGAACCGCGCTGAATTTGGCGAGCGGTTCTCTGGGCAAGGGATCTTCGCGGAGCAAATTCGGCAATTGTTCTCCATCAGCCGGAAGCGGGAAGGAATGAACAGCGAGCCACCCGCCGTGAACGTG of Pelagicoccus enzymogenes contains these proteins:
- a CDS encoding PA0069 family radical SAM protein; protein product: MGSDKSRQTGRGAKSNPRNRFEGLEFVPEEGMERERGAAQKTRFYDDLSETIITYNSSPDIPFDASLNPYRGCEHGCAYCYARPTHEYLGFSAGLDFESKILVKRKAPELLKQALAAPKWKPQLVGMSGVTDPYQPVERRLALTRRCLQVLLDFRNPVGIVTKNRLLTRDLDLLGDMARRQLCHVSISLTTLDAELARVMEPRTSSPQGRLQAIAQLAEAGVPVGILLAPVIPGLNDHEIPSILKAAKEAGASHASYVLLRLPHGVKEVFFDWMDQEFPARRNKVESRLRELRGGKLNRAEFGERFSGQGIFAEQIRQLFSISRKREGMNSEPPAVNVRDFRRPASPQLEWSF